From the genome of Pelobacter propionicus DSM 2379, one region includes:
- the tpx gene encoding thiol peroxidase, which produces MSERTVTFMGNPLTLLGSELKVGAKAPDFFVLDNGLAPVTLANYAGKVKIICTVPSLDTPVCDTETRRFNQEAANLKGDVVVLTISQDLPFAQGRWCGAAGIDRVITLSDYRDRAFGSAYGVMIKELMLLARAIFVLDASDTIRYIQLVPEITHEPDYAAVLEAAKALL; this is translated from the coding sequence ATGAGTGAACGAACCGTAACCTTTATGGGCAATCCTTTGACATTGCTTGGCTCGGAATTGAAGGTCGGCGCCAAGGCGCCTGATTTTTTCGTTCTGGACAACGGGCTTGCTCCCGTGACACTGGCCAACTATGCCGGCAAGGTGAAGATCATCTGCACGGTGCCATCCCTGGATACTCCGGTGTGCGATACCGAGACGCGACGCTTCAACCAGGAAGCGGCCAACCTGAAGGGGGATGTGGTGGTGCTGACCATCAGCCAGGATCTCCCCTTTGCCCAGGGGCGCTGGTGCGGCGCGGCCGGCATCGACCGGGTGATCACCCTCTCCGACTACCGTGATCGCGCCTTCGGCAGCGCCTACGGCGTGATGATCAAGGAACTGATGCTGCTGGCCCGCGCCATCTTTGTCCTGGATGCCAGCGATACCATCCGCTATATCCAGCTCGTTCCGGAAATCACCCA
- a CDS encoding NUDIX hydrolase encodes MTFSLDAITAQLERHRQLESPAVFEAKTRAAVAMILRQGKSGLELLFIQRALYENDPWSGNIAFPGGKVQAGEGPRQAAERETAEEIGLDLSGARYLGQMPVVRGSHLPVQVSCYVYWVNGSRPQLELNGEVQDTYWADLDELDDPERRLIAPVRFGGEEFEVPAIRLPWPGSPVLWGLTYRLVMHFLEMHRDNGSGVLIPPENRPLERQQGCIFSEIG; translated from the coding sequence ATGACTTTTTCTCTCGATGCCATTACCGCCCAGCTTGAACGCCATCGGCAGCTGGAAAGCCCGGCCGTTTTCGAGGCCAAGACCCGCGCCGCCGTGGCGATGATTCTGCGCCAGGGGAAGAGCGGTCTGGAGTTGCTCTTTATCCAGCGCGCGCTGTATGAGAACGATCCCTGGTCCGGCAACATCGCCTTTCCCGGCGGCAAGGTGCAGGCGGGCGAGGGGCCGCGCCAGGCCGCGGAGCGTGAAACTGCCGAGGAGATCGGTCTTGACCTGTCCGGCGCGCGCTACCTGGGGCAGATGCCGGTGGTGCGCGGCTCGCACCTGCCGGTGCAGGTTTCCTGTTACGTCTACTGGGTGAACGGCTCTCGCCCGCAGTTGGAGTTGAACGGCGAGGTGCAGGACACGTACTGGGCCGACCTGGATGAACTGGACGATCCTGAGCGGCGCCTGATCGCCCCGGTGCGCTTCGGCGGCGAGGAATTCGAGGTGCCTGCCATCAGGCTCCCCTGGCCCGGCTCTCCGGTGCTGTGGGGACTTACCTACCGGCTGGTCATGCATTTCCTGGAGATGCACCGCGACAACGGAAGCGGTGTTCTTATCCCCCCGGAAAATCGCCCCTTGGAACGGCAGCAGGGTTGCATTTTTTCCGAGATCGGCTAA
- a CDS encoding YceH family protein, giving the protein MEMILNNTEARVLGCLIEKEMTTPEYYPLSLNALANACNQKSNRNPVMGMDETVVAAALDGLRFKQLAVLAADGGRVAKYRHLLAEKLGLLPPELAVVCELLLRGPQTLGELRTRAERMHPFADLAGVEAVLRELMERGEPLVTRLARQAGRKEARYAHLLGGDIQGDAEERMFDAEGPCTEMTGGDDRIARLEEQVTSLREEVAMLRRVVDDFKGQFE; this is encoded by the coding sequence ATGGAAATGATTCTGAACAATACCGAGGCACGGGTGCTCGGTTGCCTGATCGAGAAGGAAATGACGACTCCGGAATACTACCCCCTTTCCCTGAACGCCCTGGCCAATGCCTGCAATCAGAAGTCCAACCGCAACCCGGTCATGGGGATGGACGAAACGGTGGTGGCTGCCGCCCTGGACGGGCTGCGCTTCAAGCAGTTGGCCGTGCTTGCCGCCGATGGCGGCCGGGTAGCCAAGTACCGCCACCTTCTGGCGGAAAAGCTGGGCCTGCTCCCGCCGGAACTGGCGGTTGTGTGCGAGTTGCTGCTGCGCGGCCCCCAGACCCTGGGGGAGTTACGCACCAGGGCGGAGCGGATGCATCCCTTCGCAGACCTGGCCGGTGTGGAGGCGGTGCTGCGCGAGCTGATGGAGCGTGGAGAGCCGCTGGTTACCCGGCTTGCCCGCCAGGCCGGGCGCAAGGAGGCGCGCTATGCCCACCTGCTGGGCGGCGATATCCAGGGGGACGCGGAGGAGCGGATGTTTGACGCGGAAGGCCCGTGTACGGAGATGACAGGTGGTGATGATCGGATTGCCCGGCTGGAAGAGCAGGTCACCTCCCTGCGGGAAGAGGTGGCCATGCTGCGGCGGGTGGTGGATGATTTCAAGGGGCAGTTTGAATAG
- a CDS encoding efflux RND transporter periplasmic adaptor subunit, which produces MKRKVLIALLLGITVAATLFFVFRRPSGREDGLKVSGTIEVTSVELSFKVGGRMSRRLVDEGEMVTAGQLVAQLEDDELREELNTRSAEQRAARAMLADLKAGSRREEIRQGEEVLARTRAEAERLSRDALRMEKLYRRDVIPLRELEAARAGRDSSAAAVREAEERLRLLRIGPRPDAVRERSARVEAAEAGLSLAETRLSHSILNAPAAGLILSKHAEAGEMLAPGSPVLTLGVMDQVWLRAYIPEGDLGRVVVGQKARVSVDSWPGRSFPGRVSFISSQAEFTPKNVQTEKERVKLVYRIKITLDNPKMELKPGMPADALIETSSP; this is translated from the coding sequence ATGAAGAGGAAGGTTCTGATTGCGCTGCTGCTCGGCATCACCGTGGCTGCAACGCTGTTTTTCGTGTTCCGGCGCCCCTCCGGAAGGGAGGATGGGCTCAAGGTGTCCGGTACCATCGAAGTCACCTCCGTGGAACTCTCCTTCAAGGTCGGCGGCCGGATGAGCCGGCGCTTGGTGGACGAGGGAGAGATGGTGACAGCCGGACAACTGGTGGCCCAACTGGAGGACGACGAACTGCGTGAGGAGCTGAACACCCGTTCGGCCGAACAGCGAGCGGCCAGGGCCATGCTGGCGGACCTCAAGGCCGGCAGCCGCCGCGAGGAGATCAGGCAGGGGGAAGAGGTACTGGCGCGCACAAGGGCCGAGGCCGAGCGGCTCTCCCGCGACGCCCTGCGCATGGAAAAGCTCTACCGGCGCGATGTCATCCCGCTCAGGGAGCTAGAGGCGGCCCGTGCCGGCCGCGACTCATCCGCGGCCGCGGTGCGTGAGGCAGAGGAGCGCCTGCGGCTGCTGCGCATCGGTCCCCGCCCCGATGCGGTGCGGGAGCGGAGCGCCCGGGTCGAGGCGGCCGAGGCCGGCCTCTCCCTGGCCGAGACGCGGCTCTCCCACAGCATCCTCAACGCCCCGGCGGCCGGACTGATCCTGTCCAAGCACGCCGAAGCGGGCGAGATGCTGGCCCCCGGTTCACCGGTGCTCACCCTGGGGGTGATGGATCAGGTCTGGCTGCGGGCTTACATCCCCGAGGGCGATTTGGGACGGGTGGTGGTGGGACAGAAGGCGCGGGTCAGCGTCGACTCCTGGCCGGGACGCTCCTTCCCGGGGCGGGTCAGCTTCATATCGTCCCAGGCCGAATTCACCCCCAAGAACGTGCAGACCGAGAAGGAGCGGGTCAAGCTGGTCTACCGCATCAAGATCACCCTGGACAACCCGAAGATGGAGCTGAAACCGGGCATGCCGGCCGACGCGCTGATCGAGACCAGCTCCCCGTGA
- a CDS encoding ATP-binding cassette domain-containing protein — translation MTVIAHNLTRRFGDLTAVDSLSLSISEGELFGLVGSDGAGKTTILRMLTGVMDPSSGEARILGHPSVNLAPVRGDIGYMSQRFGLYPDLTVGENIRFYADLFGVADAERRRRTEELLSFSAMAPFVGRQAGRLSGGMKQKLGLCCALIHQPRVLFLDEPTNGVDPLSRRDFWRILRDLRAAGVTILVATAYLDEAERCDRVGLLHQGRLLACDTPEKLTNGWSSSLEELVISSIDDHAPPASKPGHRGSVRRQPPPSPAAEGHNRLPSVTLNGLTKRFGEFVAVDDISLSVPAGQIFGFLGPNGAGKSTTIRMLCGILSPSSGRGRVAGFDIATEPERIKENIGYMSQRFSLYEELTVEENIAFYAGVYRLAADKRRERSEWVIEMAGLSERRGSRAGELSGGWRQRLALGCAILHEPPIVFLDEPTSGVDPLSRRKFWELIYSLARGGVTVFVTTHYMDEAEYCDRLALIYRGRLVAIGTPDEMKRERATAGGKVPSLEDVFIGLIEEQDS, via the coding sequence GTGACCGTCATCGCCCACAACCTGACCAGGCGCTTCGGCGACCTGACCGCCGTCGACTCCCTCTCCCTCTCCATCTCCGAAGGAGAGCTGTTCGGGCTGGTCGGCTCGGACGGGGCGGGCAAGACCACCATCCTGCGCATGCTGACCGGCGTCATGGACCCCAGCAGCGGCGAGGCGCGCATCCTGGGGCATCCCAGCGTCAATCTGGCGCCGGTGCGGGGGGATATCGGCTACATGAGCCAGCGCTTCGGGCTCTACCCCGATCTGACCGTGGGGGAGAACATCCGCTTCTATGCCGACCTGTTCGGAGTAGCGGACGCCGAGCGCAGGAGGCGCACGGAAGAGCTGCTCTCCTTCAGCGCCATGGCCCCCTTTGTGGGGCGGCAGGCAGGCAGGCTCTCCGGCGGCATGAAGCAGAAACTGGGGCTCTGCTGCGCCCTGATCCACCAGCCCAGGGTGCTCTTCCTAGATGAGCCGACCAACGGGGTCGACCCCCTCTCCCGACGCGATTTCTGGCGCATCCTGCGTGACCTGCGCGCAGCGGGGGTCACCATCCTGGTGGCCACCGCCTATCTGGACGAGGCCGAGCGCTGCGACCGGGTCGGACTGCTGCACCAGGGGAGGCTCTTGGCCTGCGACACCCCGGAAAAGCTGACCAACGGCTGGTCGTCCTCCCTGGAAGAGCTGGTCATCTCCAGCATCGACGACCATGCTCCCCCGGCATCGAAACCAGGCCATAGAGGCTCAGTGCGCCGGCAGCCGCCCCCCTCCCCTGCTGCAGAGGGGCACAACCGGCTCCCCTCCGTCACCCTCAACGGCCTGACGAAACGGTTCGGCGAATTCGTCGCCGTGGACGACATCAGCCTGAGCGTTCCCGCCGGGCAGATCTTCGGCTTCCTGGGCCCCAACGGAGCGGGCAAATCCACCACCATCCGCATGCTGTGCGGCATCCTCTCCCCCAGCTCGGGCCGGGGACGTGTGGCCGGTTTCGACATCGCCACCGAGCCGGAGCGGATCAAGGAAAACATCGGCTACATGAGCCAACGCTTCTCGCTGTACGAGGAACTGACCGTCGAAGAGAACATCGCCTTCTACGCCGGCGTCTACCGCCTAGCGGCGGACAAGCGCAGGGAACGCAGCGAATGGGTGATCGAGATGGCCGGCCTCTCCGAACGGCGCGGCTCACGGGCGGGCGAGCTCTCCGGCGGCTGGCGGCAGCGGCTGGCCCTGGGGTGCGCCATACTGCACGAGCCGCCCATCGTCTTTCTGGACGAGCCCACTTCGGGGGTCGATCCCTTAAGCCGCCGAAAGTTCTGGGAACTGATCTACTCCCTGGCAAGGGGAGGGGTCACGGTCTTCGTCACCACCCACTACATGGACGAGGCCGAATACTGCGACCGCCTGGCCCTGATCTACCGCGGCAGGCTGGTGGCCATCGGCACGCCTGATGAGATGAAGCGGGAGAGGGCAACGGCCGGAGGCAAAGTGCCGAGCCTGGAAGATGTGTTCATCGGGCTGATCGAGGAGCAGGACAGCTGA
- a CDS encoding ABC transporter permease, translating into MNLRRLKAIAKKEFIHVLRDPRSLMMGIGMPMILLFLFGYALTMDVERVPLAVWDQANSVESRELVSRFSGSRYFDLRITTDNYRMIEEAIDRRQALIALVIPPDFSRRLSRGETAVVQAIVDGSDPNTATIALGYADATALVYSRQIAMEQLLRAGTSLDRIPALDLTPRVWFNSDMTSRNFIFPGLIAVVMMIMGAILTSLCMAREWESGTMEQLIATPVTPLELIMGKLAPYFCIGILDLILCVGVGQFVFQVPLRGSLWLLTPLAMLFLFGALSFGILLSIITKSQLLASQLALVTTVLPAFLLSGFIFPIENMPFPIRVVTHIVTARYFVFILRGIYLKDVGLTLLWPEVLFLASFGLIVTLLAVGKFRKSID; encoded by the coding sequence ATGAACCTGCGCCGCCTGAAAGCCATTGCCAAAAAGGAATTCATCCACGTCCTGCGCGACCCGCGCAGCCTGATGATGGGCATCGGCATGCCGATGATTCTGCTGTTCCTGTTCGGCTATGCCCTGACCATGGACGTGGAGCGCGTGCCGCTGGCGGTGTGGGACCAGGCCAACAGCGTGGAGAGCCGCGAGCTGGTCAGCCGCTTCAGCGGTTCGCGCTACTTCGACCTGCGCATCACCACCGACAACTACCGGATGATCGAGGAAGCCATCGACCGGCGGCAGGCCCTGATCGCCCTGGTGATCCCCCCCGATTTCAGCCGCCGCCTCTCCCGGGGAGAGACTGCGGTGGTGCAGGCCATCGTGGACGGCAGCGACCCCAACACCGCAACAATAGCCCTGGGATACGCCGACGCGACGGCGCTGGTCTATTCGCGCCAGATCGCCATGGAGCAGCTGCTGCGAGCCGGCACGAGCCTGGATCGGATACCGGCCCTGGACCTGACTCCCCGGGTCTGGTTCAACAGCGACATGACCTCGCGCAACTTCATCTTCCCCGGCCTGATTGCGGTGGTGATGATGATCATGGGCGCCATCCTGACCTCCCTCTGCATGGCCCGCGAGTGGGAGAGCGGCACCATGGAGCAGCTGATCGCCACGCCGGTCACCCCCCTTGAGCTGATCATGGGCAAGCTGGCCCCCTACTTCTGCATCGGCATTCTGGACCTGATCCTCTGCGTCGGAGTGGGACAGTTCGTCTTCCAGGTTCCGCTACGAGGCAGCCTCTGGCTGCTGACCCCCCTGGCCATGCTGTTCCTCTTCGGCGCCCTCTCCTTCGGCATACTGCTCAGCATCATCACCAAAAGCCAGCTTCTGGCAAGCCAGCTGGCCCTCGTCACCACGGTGCTGCCGGCCTTCCTGCTCTCGGGCTTCATCTTCCCCATCGAAAACATGCCGTTCCCCATCCGGGTCGTGACCCACATCGTCACTGCCCGCTACTTCGTCTTCATCCTGCGGGGAATCTACCTCAAGGATGTGGGCCTGACGCTGCTCTGGCCGGAGGTGCTCTTCCTGGCCAGCTTCGGCCTGATCGTTACGCTGCTGGCGGTGGGGAAGTTCAGGAAAAGCATCGACTAG
- a CDS encoding ABC transporter permease, translating into MLERLRAMLIKEFIQVFRDPRMRIVLFVLPALQTVIFGYAVDMDVKNIPTAIMDRDNSSESRELTDIISSSGHFRITRRIDNDSQARNLLDRGTVRVVLTIEHGFSQQLARGENVTVQALMDGSDSNTAGVVMGYLGRFSNDYNSRLQLRFIQRHQGGTLRTGRVELASRAWFNENLESPPFYVPAVITNILFVITMLLSSLAIVREKEIGTMEQVIVTPIRKREFILGKTLPFVLIGYIDVALISLVGTLVFHVPVRGSLGLLFLATTLFLMSALGIGLLISTVSRTQQQAMMSAFFVIFPAMLLSGFAFPIENMPLAVQWLTLANPLRYYMVIVRGIFLKGVGLTILWPHMAALTVIGLAVLLVAVERFRKTIA; encoded by the coding sequence ATGTTGGAACGTCTCCGCGCCATGCTGATCAAGGAGTTCATCCAGGTCTTCCGCGACCCGCGCATGAGGATCGTGCTGTTCGTGCTGCCGGCCCTGCAGACGGTGATCTTCGGCTATGCGGTGGACATGGACGTGAAAAACATCCCCACGGCAATCATGGACCGGGACAACAGCAGCGAGAGTAGGGAACTGACCGACATCATCTCCTCCTCCGGGCATTTCAGGATCACCCGGCGCATCGACAACGACAGCCAGGCCCGCAACCTGCTGGACCGCGGGACGGTCAGGGTAGTGCTGACCATCGAGCACGGCTTCAGCCAGCAGCTGGCACGGGGGGAGAACGTGACGGTGCAGGCGCTCATGGACGGCTCCGACTCCAACACCGCCGGAGTGGTCATGGGCTATCTGGGGCGGTTCTCCAACGACTACAACAGCCGCCTGCAGCTCCGCTTCATCCAACGACACCAGGGAGGCACACTCCGCACCGGCCGTGTGGAACTGGCCAGCCGCGCCTGGTTCAACGAGAACCTGGAGAGCCCCCCCTTCTACGTTCCTGCGGTGATCACCAACATCCTGTTCGTGATCACCATGCTGCTCTCATCCCTGGCCATCGTGCGGGAAAAGGAAATCGGCACCATGGAGCAGGTCATCGTCACCCCCATCCGCAAGCGGGAATTCATCCTGGGCAAGACGCTCCCCTTCGTACTGATCGGCTACATCGACGTGGCCCTGATCAGCCTGGTGGGCACGCTGGTGTTCCACGTCCCGGTGCGGGGCAGCCTGGGGCTGCTCTTCCTGGCCACCACCCTTTTTCTGATGAGCGCCCTGGGGATCGGGCTTCTGATCTCCACCGTCAGCCGGACCCAGCAACAGGCCATGATGAGCGCCTTCTTCGTCATCTTCCCGGCCATGCTTCTCTCCGGCTTTGCCTTTCCCATCGAGAACATGCCGTTAGCGGTTCAATGGCTGACCCTGGCCAACCCGCTGCGCTACTACATGGTGATCGTCAGGGGGATTTTCCTTAAGGGGGTGGGATTGACCATCCTCTGGCCGCACATGGCGGCGCTGACCGTCATCGGGCTGGCGGTGCTGCTGGTAGCCGTGGAGCGCTTCCGGAAAACAATCGCCTAA
- a CDS encoding hybrid sensor histidine kinase/response regulator, producing the protein MHCSSGTTTADTCHTGIATDDLVRNQHLGTSKPTNQEELEQAREALRLSEARHESLLRIIQHRFTSVQDLLDFALEEGIKLTGSRIGFIHRYDEKVRQFTRNSWSREVMDECRISERHSTHPLDTAGTWAEAVRLRHPVIINDSQSLMQGVPEGHAPLHRFLTIPVLSNGTIVAAIGVANKASDYDDTDVRQLTLLMDTTWKIVQQKRTEEKLRKSEQRLRVIFDASQAGILMLDQRGVITFANRRMAELFGCGMEELIGSSYADHLHPSEKGTGHGRLLQMISGESDNAFTERRYLRGSDEDFWGFLSMKRLEDRDGRLQSLVGTIADISDRKLAEEYRNKALDFVEALLAQSPMAIRIFDGKSGDCVLANRAASEIAEGSGHALLQQNFRKLASWRDAGLITLAESVLTDGLTQRVETELHTTFGKTKHVAYYLSRFMADEKAHLMVIGRDISERKRLEEENRHIEAQMLHVQKLESLGVLAGGIAHDFNNILTAVLGNADLALALLPPSSPARDNIQRINQAASKAAELARQMLAYSGKGHFITERLNLNALVNEMLQMLDVSISKKARLCFNFSDSLPDISADATQLRQVIMNLIINASEAIGEQCGQITFTTGVMECDRAYLSKIWITEQLAEGKYVFMEICDTGCGMDPETAAKIFEPFFSTKFTGRGLGMAVTLGIVRGHRGAITVESEKGRGTTFRILLPACEQTPVQAPPSSHRGEKWRGSGTVLLVDDEETIRAVGKAMLSLLGFRVITAVDGQDALELFRRNRTDIDCVLLDLTMPRMDGEQTFQELRRIEPGIRVVICSGYSEQDIAARFMSQGLAGFIQKPYKLSDLEWAMKDLVAPVPANGQDHAC; encoded by the coding sequence ATGCATTGCTCTTCGGGCACCACCACTGCCGATACCTGCCATACGGGCATCGCTACAGACGACCTTGTGCGCAACCAACACCTCGGAACCAGTAAACCAACCAACCAGGAAGAGCTGGAACAGGCCAGGGAAGCCCTCAGGCTGAGCGAGGCGCGACATGAGAGCCTCTTGCGCATCATCCAGCACAGATTTACCTCTGTGCAGGATCTTCTGGACTTTGCCCTGGAAGAGGGGATCAAGCTCACCGGCAGCAGGATCGGCTTTATCCATCGTTACGACGAAAAGGTACGCCAGTTCACCCGCAACAGCTGGTCACGGGAGGTCATGGATGAGTGCCGCATCAGCGAGCGACACTCCACCCACCCCCTGGACACTGCAGGCACGTGGGCCGAGGCGGTCAGACTGCGCCACCCGGTGATCATCAACGACAGCCAGAGTCTGATGCAGGGAGTCCCCGAGGGTCACGCCCCCCTGCACCGATTCCTCACCATTCCGGTTCTCAGCAACGGGACAATCGTTGCCGCCATCGGGGTCGCCAACAAGGCAAGCGACTATGACGACACCGACGTGCGCCAGTTGACGCTGCTGATGGACACGACCTGGAAAATCGTCCAGCAGAAGCGGACAGAGGAGAAACTCCGCAAGAGCGAGCAGCGCCTGAGGGTCATCTTCGACGCATCCCAGGCAGGGATACTCATGCTGGATCAGCGGGGAGTGATTACCTTTGCCAACCGCAGAATGGCCGAGCTATTCGGCTGCGGCATGGAAGAACTGATCGGATCGAGCTATGCCGACCACCTCCACCCCTCGGAAAAGGGAACCGGCCACGGCCGCCTGCTGCAGATGATCAGCGGGGAAAGCGACAATGCTTTTACCGAACGCCGTTATCTGCGCGGCAGTGACGAAGATTTCTGGGGCTTTCTCTCCATGAAGCGCCTGGAGGATAGGGACGGCCGGCTACAATCCCTGGTGGGCACCATCGCCGACATCAGCGACCGCAAGCTGGCCGAGGAGTACCGCAACAAGGCCCTGGACTTCGTGGAGGCGCTCCTGGCCCAATCCCCCATGGCTATCCGCATATTCGACGGAAAGAGCGGCGACTGCGTCCTGGCAAACCGGGCAGCGTCGGAGATCGCCGAGGGGAGCGGTCACGCGCTGCTGCAGCAGAACTTCCGCAAGCTCGCCTCCTGGCGGGATGCGGGTCTTATCACGCTGGCCGAGTCCGTCCTGACCGACGGACTGACGCAACGGGTCGAAACGGAGTTACACACAACCTTCGGCAAAACAAAGCACGTGGCCTACTACCTCTCCCGCTTCATGGCGGATGAAAAAGCGCACCTGATGGTCATCGGTCGGGACATTTCCGAGAGGAAGCGCCTGGAAGAGGAAAATCGGCACATCGAGGCCCAGATGCTGCATGTGCAGAAACTGGAGAGCCTGGGGGTTCTGGCCGGCGGCATCGCCCACGATTTCAACAACATCCTGACAGCGGTGCTGGGCAATGCCGACCTGGCCCTGGCGCTCCTGCCCCCTTCCTCCCCGGCCCGGGATAATATCCAGAGAATCAATCAGGCAGCCAGCAAGGCGGCTGAACTGGCCCGCCAGATGCTGGCCTACTCGGGCAAGGGACATTTCATCACCGAAAGACTCAACCTGAACGCCCTGGTCAACGAAATGCTCCAGATGCTGGATGTATCCATATCCAAGAAAGCCAGGCTCTGCTTCAATTTCAGCGACAGCCTGCCGGACATCTCTGCCGACGCGACCCAGTTGCGCCAGGTCATCATGAACCTGATCATCAATGCATCCGAGGCGATCGGCGAGCAGTGCGGCCAGATAACCTTCACCACCGGCGTCATGGAGTGCGACCGGGCCTACCTGTCGAAGATCTGGATTACGGAACAGCTGGCAGAGGGGAAGTACGTCTTCATGGAGATCTGCGACACCGGCTGCGGCATGGACCCGGAAACCGCCGCAAAAATCTTCGAACCGTTCTTTTCCACCAAGTTCACCGGTCGTGGTCTGGGCATGGCGGTCACCCTGGGCATCGTCCGGGGACACCGGGGCGCCATAACCGTTGAGAGCGAAAAAGGGAGGGGAACAACCTTCAGGATATTGCTGCCGGCATGCGAACAGACTCCGGTTCAGGCGCCGCCCTCGTCACACAGGGGTGAAAAATGGCGGGGAAGCGGTACCGTGCTGCTGGTGGACGATGAGGAAACCATCCGGGCGGTGGGAAAGGCGATGCTGTCGCTGCTGGGGTTCCGGGTCATCACCGCCGTGGACGGACAAGATGCCCTGGAGCTGTTCCGGAGAAACCGGACCGACATCGATTGCGTGCTGCTGGACCTGACCATGCCGCGCATGGACGGGGAGCAGACGTTCCAGGAGCTGCGCAGGATCGAACCGGGAATACGGGTGGTCATATGCAGCGGCTACAGCGAGCAGGACATAGCCGCCAGATTCATGTCCCAGGGATTGGCCGGTTTCATCCAGAAGCCGTACAAGCTGTCGGACCTGGAATGGGCCATGAAGGACCTGGTCGCCCCCGTTCCCGCGAATGGCCAGGACCATGCATGCTGA
- a CDS encoding SlyX family protein, with amino-acid sequence MEERITELELRFMQQELSIQELNETVFRQEQVITRLERQVRLMVDQLRSFAPSSIFDQDGDERPPHY; translated from the coding sequence ATGGAAGAGCGCATCACCGAACTGGAGCTCCGCTTCATGCAGCAGGAGCTCAGCATTCAGGAGCTTAACGAGACCGTGTTCCGCCAGGAACAGGTCATTACCAGACTGGAGCGCCAGGTTAGGCTGATGGTTGATCAGCTCCGCTCATTCGCCCCTTCGTCAATTTTCGACCAGGATGGAGACGAGCGTCCACCGCACTACTGA
- a CDS encoding putative 4-mercaptohistidine N1-methyltransferase, with translation MNDACEPAYESDALAAQYCDAHYGEEHFGVPNAPAACAEVCLELMEGRAKGHALDLGCALGRSSFELARGGFRRVTGLDFSASFCCLANRLRNEGSLRYALPEEGELVSFRVISLAELGLEHVRERVSFHRADACDLPPAFAGYDLVLAANLIDRLHSPRRFLSSIRGRLKPGGVLVISSPYSWMEEHTRKAEWLGGYRDGCRAVWSLDGLQEALAPHFRPLGEPRPLPFVIRESRRKFQHSIAELTAWELL, from the coding sequence GTGAATGATGCCTGCGAACCGGCCTATGAAAGCGATGCCCTGGCGGCCCAGTACTGCGACGCCCATTACGGCGAGGAACATTTCGGCGTGCCCAATGCGCCTGCCGCCTGCGCCGAAGTCTGCCTGGAGCTGATGGAGGGGCGCGCCAAAGGGCATGCCCTGGATCTGGGATGCGCCCTGGGAAGGAGTTCGTTCGAGTTGGCTCGGGGCGGTTTTCGGCGGGTTACGGGCCTTGATTTCTCCGCCAGTTTCTGTTGTCTGGCAAACCGCCTGCGGAATGAGGGCAGTCTGCGTTATGCCCTTCCCGAGGAGGGAGAGCTCGTCTCGTTCCGTGTGATTAGTCTTGCCGAACTGGGACTGGAGCATGTCCGGGAACGGGTCTCATTCCATCGGGCCGATGCCTGCGATCTGCCGCCAGCGTTTGCCGGCTACGACCTGGTGCTGGCAGCCAACCTGATCGACCGGCTCCACTCGCCGCGGCGCTTCCTCTCATCGATCCGGGGGAGGCTGAAGCCGGGGGGAGTGCTGGTGATCAGCTCGCCCTACAGCTGGATGGAGGAGCATACCCGCAAGGCGGAGTGGCTGGGGGGATACCGGGATGGCTGTCGAGCGGTCTGGAGCCTGGACGGTCTTCAGGAAGCGCTGGCGCCCCATTTCAGGCCGCTGGGAGAACCACGTCCGCTCCCCTTCGTGATCCGTGAGTCGCGGCGCAAGTTCCAGCACAGTATCGCCGAGCTGACCGCCTGGGAGCTGTTGTAG
- a CDS encoding FKBP-type peptidyl-prolyl cis-trans isomerase translates to MAHAKNGDKVKFHYSATLEDGTVFDSTYEEICEEEECGCEGEIGPMELTIGAGEFFPEIEQALIGMAVGEKKKVMIPSADAFGEYDQEKIFTAKRDEIPEDLQPEVGDAYTLANDNDEEVDVTVVEVTADSVTFDSNHPLAGEDLNFEIELIEIF, encoded by the coding sequence ATGGCACACGCTAAGAATGGCGACAAGGTAAAATTTCATTACAGCGCCACCCTGGAAGACGGCACTGTTTTCGACTCCACCTACGAAGAAATCTGCGAAGAAGAAGAATGCGGCTGCGAGGGCGAGATCGGCCCGATGGAACTGACCATCGGCGCGGGTGAGTTCTTCCCGGAGATTGAGCAGGCGCTGATCGGCATGGCCGTAGGCGAGAAGAAAAAGGTGATGATCCCCTCGGCGGATGCCTTTGGCGAATACGACCAGGAGAAGATCTTCACCGCCAAGCGGGACGAAATTCCCGAAGACCTGCAGCCGGAAGTGGGCGATGCCTATACGCTGGCCAACGACAACGACGAAGAGGTGGATGTAACCGTCGTGGAGGTAACCGCTGACAGCGTCACCTTCGACTCCAATCACCCCCTGGCAGGCGAAGACCTGAACTTTGAAATCGAACTGATAGAGATCTTCTAG